The Sphingopyxis fribergensis DNA segment TTCCGCCGCGCAGATATCCATTGCAGCGATAGTAGGTGACGAAGAGCGGCAGCCGCCCGGGGATCTTCGGGCGGATGAGTATGCCCGACGCACGGCTGCCGCTCACCTGCCACGCGATCGTTTCGACAAGGAGCCCGTCGCGGCCAGGAAATGAATTTGGGGAATCGATGATCTTCTTGCGGCCAGAGGCCTCGATCCGGACGAGGCGGGGTGAGACCGACGCGGCCGCCTCGACGCAAAAGATTGCTTTTTCGCCTGCAGCGCAGGGCTTGCTGTCGCTCCGCCCACTCGAGAGCTGTCCTGCCGAGACCGCGATCATCTTGAACTTCGCCGACGCGGGCGTCCACACATGCAGGGTCGTTTGGCCCGATTGGGCGCGGAGTGCGATCAGGACGCGGCCGTCGGCAAGCCCGCTCCGCCATGCGATACGCTCCGCATCGTTCGGGCAGCCGCTCGCCGCGACGCAGACGCCGCGCTGCCGAAGAATGCCGCGGAGGCTTTCGGGGATGTCCGGCCCGGGCGCCGGCTTGAGCAGGGCGCGTTCAGCGTCGTTCGCCGGGCGCTCGCTGGTGCCGGATGCGTCTCGGGCAACGACAGCGCGCGGTGTATCTTCGAGCAGCGGCACGCGGTCGAACCAGTCACCAGAGAAGCGCTGCGTCGAAGGACGTCCATTGATTGAGGCGCCGCGATAGAGGGGTTGGGCAAGATCGACGCGCGCGTCGAACAAGATACCGGTGTCGCGCTCGGCCTCCTCTGCCCGCGCGATCGCATCGCGCGGAGGTCCTTCGCGCGAGATGACGGTACCGTCAGCGGCGATGGCAAAGGCCTCGATTTCGCCTTCGCTTGGCCCGATCTCGTGGAATCCCGACCCGTCGATGGGACTCACCCACAGGCCGATTCGTCCGTCGACAAGGGCACGGACAACGACTGCCTTGCCGTCGGGCATCCATGTGGCTTCGCCGGGCAGGACGCTCCCGGCGTCGTTCCACATCGCGGTGCCGAGTCGTCCGAGCGCGCGGGGAGGGGCGGTGGCGTCCGTGGGCGCTAGATACCAGTCGATATCGATCCGGTTGGTGACGGTGGATGGGCGCTCGACCCGATAGGCGATCCAATTTCCGTCAGGAGAGACCGCGAGCCCCGACAGGTCGGCAATCTCGGCGATTTCGCGCGGGGTCGTCTGGCTGGCCGCGGGCGATGCCGCGGCCAGGAGACAGCCGAGGATCGCGGCTTTGCTCACCATCGGATGGTGGCCTGGAGCGACATCATGCGGCCGAGCGGGCTCGCCTTCTCGGGGTCGTAGCCGAGCGCGGACGACACGCTGCGGTTGTTCACATAGGGCGGATCCTTGTCGAACAGGTTGGTGATTCCAAGGCTGAGCCGCAGGCCCCGCCCTTCCACGCCATCGCCGCCCCCGATGCGCTGCGAGATGCTGAGGTCGAACGTGGTCCAAGAACCGACCCGCTCCATCGGCGTCACGACCTGGTTGAGATAGCCGTCGATGTAGTTGACGAAGGCATTGGCCGAGAAGCCGCCCGTCGCCCAACCGAAGCGACCGCGAAGGCGCCATTTGACCGGCTTGGCATAGGTGCCGACGACATCGACCTGCGGCCCGCCCGGAGCCAGTTGCTGTTTTATCGAGAAGATATGCGTGCCCGCGATGCCGAGGTCGAGCGTTCCGCCCGCGAATGCGGGGGAATAGCCGACATCGAAATCGATCCCGCGCTGGCGTTCGGCGGCGAGGTTGCGGATGCGACCGTCCAGGATCGCGGCGACCTGGCCCGGCGCGATGTTTGCTGCGTTCACGAAGCTGGGACGTGCGAAATATCCCTCTACCAGTGCCAGCGACGGATTGTCGGTGATCAGCCCGCCGAAGCGCGCCCGGTCGACAAGAAAGCGGGTGTAATCCTCGCTCGCCGTCCCGATGCGGTCGCGATAGTCGACGTCATAATAGGTGACCGACGCCTTGAAACCGGCAAGCGACGAGGGGGCGACGTCGATGCCCGCGGTCCAGGTCGTCGCTCTTTCGGGACCTACGTCCGGTGCATAGCCGAACAGGCCGAGTATGTTGGTCGTGCCCGTCGGCGAAGCGGGGTCGGGGACCGCTTCGGTCTGAAACAGCGAAATCGCCTCGCCGATGAGCTCGTCGAAGGCGGGCGCGCGGAAGGATTTTCCGTAGGACCCGCGCAGCGCAATGCCCTGGAACGGTTCCCATCGGACGCCGACCTTGGGATTTTCGCTTCGGCCGACGTCGCTGTATTTCTCGGCGCGCCCGGCCAACGAAATGTCGAGCCTGCGGAAACCCGGCATCCCGTTATCCGGCCCGAAGACCGGCACGAGCAGTTCAGCATAGGCTGCGCGAACCTTCCGCACGCTCGGAATGATGTCGAATGGGTCGGTGAAGGGCGTCGCGAGGCTGAATCCGTTGACGGTGTAATAGTCGAAATTCTCGCGGCGATACTCCGCGCCGATCGCGAGCCGGACCTCGCCGCCGGGCAGGCGGAAGAGCGGGCCGTCACCGCGGAGCGCCGCCGACCAGCTTTCGAAATCATTGACCGACTGGAATGTGCCGCGAATGCTGTCGATGGTGACCGGATTGTTTGCGGTGCCGTTTCCGAAGACGTTGAATGCGGTTGCTCGGTTGGTGTCGGCAAGCGCCGCAGCAAGGCGCGGGCGATTGACGAGATTGGCCTTGTTCGCGATGCCGCGCTGATGGCCATAGGCGCCGCCGACCTGCACGCGCCAGCGGCCAATTTCCTGGTCGAAGCCCGCTGAGGCGGTGAGGCCGCGCGCCCGGCCGCTGTCGATCTGCGGTCCCAAGTCGTTCACGAAGCGATAGGCGACGCTGACCGGCTGGTTCGTGCCGATCGGATCAACGTAGAAAGGATTGGTAACCGGCACCCGCGCGGCCTGGATGAAGTCTCCGGTACTGACGCGGCTGTAGCGGCGCTGCGCCGCGAGCGCGCTTGCGCGAAAGGTCAACGTGTCGGTAAGGTCGAATTCGGCAGCGGCATAAAGGCTGTGAATGCGCGTTCTCGGCAAAATGTCGCTGTTCACGCGACCGTCGTAGCGGTTCTGGACACCTGGAATCAGCTGAGCGGCAGTCAATGCGCGGCCGTCTTGTCCGGCCGGGATGCCAAACCGCTGTCCATTCGCGGCCGTAATCGTCCCGGGCACCGCGAAGTTGGTCCGATAGTCGGGGCCTCCGAAGGCCCGCAGATCCTCGCGCGCGAAATCGCGGGAGGCGCCCGCGAGCGCACCGCGCTGCGAGTATTGGTAAGCAAGCACCAGCCGTGCGCCGCCGAAGTCACGACCAAAGATTTGGCCGAACTGCAACTCGGTCGTATCGCCATCGGCGGTGCCCGCGCGCAGCATTGTCTCGGCTCCCTCGAAGCGACTCCGCATCCGCACGTTCACCACCCCGGCGACCGCGTCGGCGCCGTAGATCGCCGATGCGCCGTCGATCAGCACTTCGATCCGTTCGACCGCGCCTACCGGGATGAGCGAGATGTCGGCGAAGACGCCGCCGATCCCGCCAAGCGCTGGGCGCGCATTGTCGATGAGGACGAGGGTCGACGAGGTCCCGAGGCCGCGCAGGTTGATGCTCGAGCCGAAAGTCGAATCCGAACCCCCGCCGTTCCGGGTCGTGGTCGTCGAGACTGCCTCGTTGGGGCCGCCGCCAAATGCCTGTGGCAGTGATTGGAGCATCTGCTGAACAGTGCCATAGCCGCTCTTTTCGATGGCTTCGCGGTCGATGGTGACGACCGGAGAACCGGTCGGTCCTGCACCGCGAATGCGCGAGCCTGTAACGATGATCGCTTCGCCGTTCGTCTCAGTCGATCCAGTCTCCCCGGCATCGACGTTTCCCGAGCGAAGGACCCATGCGCCTTCGACGAGTTCGATCGTCAGGCCCGTGCCGGTGAGGAGTCGGGAAAGGGCGGCGTCGGGAGAGAGTCGCCCGCGGACACGGTTGCTGCGTCGGCCTTCGAGCAGGCTCGAAGCCGCGATGACCTCGCGGCCGGAAATGTCCGAATATTTGCGAAGTGCGTCGCTAAGGCGCTGACCCTCGATATTGTAGGTCTGCTCGCCCGTCTGCGCACACGCGCTGGGTGCATAGAGTGCGGTCGCCGAGACGCCCGAAGCCAGAACGGCCGCGAAAAATTTCATCGTCATTCATCCCTCCCGTGCGGCCGATTTTGGCCGTCTGAAGGGAAAAAATGACGGGGGCTCCGAACACCCTATGGGTTTTTCTTGGGTGTCCTACTCGGATTTCGCGCCGAGAATCGGTCCGTTCGCACCGAACTCGACCTTGAGATCGAGCGCGGCGCCGAGCTTCAGCGCAAGTTTCCGGGCATCGGTCATGTCGAAGCGTCCCGTCACCTGCAGCGATGCCAGCGCCGGATCGGCCAAGCTGATCTTGACGCCATTCTCGCGGCCAGCGCGGTCGAGGATCGCGCCAAGCGGGAGATTGTCGGCCCACAGTGATTTGGCCGGGGCGTTCGCCTCCTCGCTCTTGATCGTCTGGGGGCCGGTCGACCTGACCTCGGCGCGTTCGCCGGGGCGGAGGCGAAGTGCCTTTCCGCCTTCGAGGCGCCGCACTTCGACCGAGCCTTCGACCAGCGCGATGCGCGGAACATCCGCGCGGAGATCGACCTCGAAGATGGTGCCGAGCGCGCGCGTGACCGAATCTCCGGCCTCGACGAGAAAGGGACGCGACGCGTCGTGTGCGACCTCGAACCTGGCTCGGCCGTCATACAGAATGACGCGGCGTTCGCCGTCCGAGAAGCGCGTCTCGATGCGGGCGCCGTCCATCAGCGTCACGCGCGTCCCGTCGGCGAGCTGGCTCTCGCCTTGCGCCGAATTGGTGGCGATGATCGGCTGATCGCTGTCGCGGCCGACCAGATACCAGGCGAACCCGACCGCGATCACCGCAGCGAGAATTGTGGCAAAAGCCCATCGCCGCCCGCCGGGTTCACGCTCCCGGGCATCGGCCCGAACATCGGCCTCGATCCGGGACGGCGACATCGCCGCAGACCAGTTCCAATTGTCGCGCGCTTCGTCATAGGCCTTGGCGTTGTCCGGCTTGGCCAGCCATTCGTCGAACGCCGCCCGGTGCTGGTCGGCATCGGGGCCCATCATCTTGTCGAGCCAGGCGGTGGCTTCGCTTTCGGCGCGGCTCACTGCTTACCCCGCGCGCGCTTGATGGCGGCAAGGGCTTTGGTCATGTGGCTTTCGACCGTCTTCACGCTGATTCCCTTGATTCGAGCGATCTCGGGATAGCGTAGTCCTTCGAAGCGATGCATCAGGAAAATCTCGCGCGTGAGCGGAGATAGCCTCGAAATGGCTCTTTCTGCCCGGCGAAGGACGTCGCGCGCTTCGAGCGCGGCGTGCGGGTCGCTCGCTCCCTCATGCTCGTCACTGAAACTGTCGTGCTGCGACCGGTGACGGCGCCCGTCGGCGCGACCATATTCGGCGAGGAGCATCCGGGCGCTCTTCACGAGATAGGCTCCGGGGCCTTCGACCAGCGCAGCGAGGCCGCCGCGCGCGCTCGCAAAGCGGCTGAAGACTTCCTGCACAAGGTCGCCGACATCTTGGGTCGGCGCGCGGCTCTTGAAGAAGCGGGTTATTTGGGGGCGGTGTTCGGAGTAGATCGCCTCGATGCGCGCCGATCGGCCGAAGCGCTCCCAATCCTCTGGCGGCAAGGGGTCGCCGCCGGCAATACCCGGTCGCTCGCTGTCCTTGTCCTCGAAGTCCATACCTGCCGCCTTCCCGTTCGGGACGAAGGCGGCAAGCCGGGCGTTGAGAACTTGCTTAGCGAACAAGCGCCGCCGCCTTTAGCCCGAGGGCTTGGACATGCGCAGCGGCCACCCGGCAGGATGGAATAGGAAAACTAAGCTAAGCAGGTTCTCACGCCTGGCACCGTGCGCCTTGCCCGATGCACCTCAAAGCATAGCTTTGCCCCTGTCGCTTGCAAGCCGGCTGTGCGGAGATAGGTCCAGATCGAGTCAAATTCCTGCGGACCGCGAGGCTATTTCGCGCCCTTTAGTTCGTCGTCGAGTGAGCATTCGGTGACCATCCCCGAAAGGTCGGGAAGGGCGGGCAGCCCCGAGGGGCCGGGTCCCGTGTCTGGCTTGAAAGCAGGCATCATGAACGACGGGAAATTGAACTCTGGAGGATTTTCGGCCGCGAGCGTCTTGCCGACCTCGGCGAACGGGTGTTTGAAAAAATGTTGGTTGAGCGCGTCGGCGATACCCTTTTCCTTTCCGGCACGCGCCAACGCAAGAACCGCATCCCCGTCCTTCCAGTCGATCGGCGCCTTGGACCGCTTGGCCTTTTCTTCCTTGAGAAGATAGAGAGCGTCGGCATCGATCGTTCCGCTCGTCCATATCTCGAAGCGATGTTCGGCTTCTCGTAGGGCGGCATGGTTCGCATAGTGCGCACGAAAGATCGGAATCTTTTTGAGCCAGATTTCGACCTCAGCGCGCGACAGTGATCCGCCGGGCTCTTTGCCTTTACATTCGATCGCTGTCACCGCGCTCGACTGCTGGGTGATGGCCTGAACGTCTATGTCCGCGGTCTGGCCGGTCGCAGGATTTCGCGCGGTAACCCCCATATCGATAGAGATAGCGCTTCGCCGGGCGAGGTAGCCGACCACTAACTCGAATAGGATGCCGCGCAGGTTGAGGCTGCGTCCCTCGATGTCGAGCAAATTGTCGAGGAGGTATGTGAGCCGCTCAGGACTGGACGATGCATATTTGGCGGCATTTTTTAGGACTTCGCATAGTGACGCAATCGCCACCCCAACCCGTTTGCCGAACAGATCTTTCGGCGTGGCGAGCATCACGCCCGCGGCATGGCCAGCCTTCATTGCTTCGCCGGTAAATTCTTCCGCGACAATGATCGACAACACCCCGATATTCTTGAGGGTCGCCTTGAGCATCCTCGCCTTGCGGATGAAGAACTGGATTTCGTCGGCGGTAAGCCGCCCCTCAGCGAACACGTCGGCGACAATGAAGCCGGGCTTGCCGCCGGGACCCTGGAGCGGAAGCAGGTAGCTCGGGCCGGCGAAATCGAAGGCGAAGGGGCCGATGGGCTGGAGTTCTTCGTCGCCGCGGATGCGGATCAGATTGTAGCTCGCAAATCCGATCTTCCTCGCCCATTCGCGCATTCCGTCGAGCAGAATCCCCTCTGTGAGGTCGCGGGCCCTTAGTCCGGCAGGCGTGCCGAAAGCCAGCGACGGCGCGAGCTCGAAACATCGGCCGTGGTCGATATTATGTATTTCCTTGATGAACCCTGCGGCGATCAGGCGTTGCGCGACCGTCTCGACCGGCAGCTGTCCGCGCTGCGGGATGACCGTCGCGCCGCTGATCGACGCGAATTGGTCGGCACGGATGAGGCCGCCGCGTGCGATCATGCCATCGACCGATGCAGCGAAGACCGAATTGGTCGCGCGCATGTCGCGAATGAAATTCTGCCAGAAGCGTTCGCTGTTCCGATCCTTGTCGAGATAGAGAAAGGCTTCGCGCTTGGGCAGCATCGGGACTGGAAAGCGGCGTATCGGTTTTGCGACCCGAGCGACGCGCTGGCGCGCTGCCTCTGGGCTCGCTCCGGCAGCGACGAGCGCCTCGACAATCAGCGACGAGCGCGATGGGCCATGCTCTGAAAGATATTGCGCGATGGTGGTCATGGTCGATGTCACACTGCTTAATTTATTAATTTAACTACCCTGTGCCTCCTCGTTTTTCAACCTTCGATATGAACTCAAATTTTTCAAATACTTAACGAGACGATTTTTGGACGTCCGCGCGGCGCGATGTCACAGAGCCATTTCGAACGACTGAAAATCGTCGCCGCACGCTGCAGCCGCAACTGCGCTGGGCCTTCGCTCGGTCAGTGATGGTAGAGCGGGAATTGCCGTGCGGTGGTCGGGCATTCGCACGGGGCGAGCACCGATATCGCTCGAGGCAAGACGCGGAAATGCGCAGGCGTCGCGGTGACGATCTCACCGTCGGTGTTCACCGGCATCGGCCGCCGCGTCTCGATATCGAACTCGACGCATTTGGCGGTGCGCACTTCCTTCCACGCGCCATGCGTGCCGGACCGGAAGGCGCGAAGCATGAGGGCGAGCTTCCAGAGGTTTTTGACCTCGAGACTATAAAGATCGAGCGTGCCGTCGTCGATCGCGGCATTCTCTTCTACGACATTACCTCCCCCGTAGAGACGCCCGTTGCCGATCGCGACCTGATAGGTGCTGACGGTCCTCGACTCGCCCTTCTCCCTGATCCTCGCCCGGAACCGCTGGGCAGCCAGGATGACCCGCAGCGCGGCGACGGCATAGCCGAGGCGGCCGAACCTTTTCTTGATCGCCGGGTCGAGCTTCTGCGCAAGTTCGCTGCTGATCCCGATGCTCGCGACATTGAAGAAGGCATGGCCATTGACCATGCCGACATCGATCCGTCGGCTGTGACTCTCGACAATGACGTCGGCCGCCGCCGCGAAGTCGAGCGGGATCGACAGGGTGCGCGCCAAGTCATTCGCGGTTCCGGCGGGAATGATTCCCAGCGGCAGGCCGCTCTCGATCACCGCGGGCGCGGCGGATGAGATCGAACCGTCGCCGCCGCACACGACAATGATATCGGCGGTCTGATGCAAGCGTGTCACGTCGCGTGCAATTTCGGGCAAGCTCTCGAACGGCTCGACCGTCACCAGAAGGCCGCCGGCAGCGAGGCGCTCGCGAACGGGAACGAGCGCCTGCTCGCCCTGCCGCGCCTTTGCATTGTGCAGCACGAGGGCGCGCGTACCTTTGGGCCACGGCATCGACACGATCCTGTTCAGCAGAGTTACGACCGTCGAGCGCGTGCCTTCAGAAGAACCACGCCCGATAGAGCAGGCCTATATATCGCCGCGACGAGGCCGGGAAGCATCCGTATCGATGCAGCTCCCTTTTCGGCTTCGTCATATCCTTGGCGCGATCGCTCGCCCTGATCGCTCTTCCATTTTCGAAGTTCGACCGGTCCCACCCAAGAGCGCTCCGCCAATCTGGTCGGCGGCGGCGCCCGCGCAAGCGAGGCGTAGCCTCACTCCTCCGCTGCGCTTCGGCCCTTCGGGTGCGCAAGCGCCTCAAGCCGCCGACCCGCCCGGCTGCACGCCCGGGATGGTCCCGGGCAAATCAGCAGGAGTATCGACATGGCGAGCATCGGCATCGTCAGCGGCAGCATCGAGAAGGGCTTTGTGGGCCAGCTCATCACGCTGTCGATCAAGGCACCGATCGAGATACGCCCCAACCGCGGCAAGGCGAGCGATGTGCAGCCCGACTATCGCGTTTGGTCCGATGGCGTCGAGATCGGAGCCGGCTGGATTCGCGTCGCCGAGCAATCGGGGCGTCCCTATGTCTCGCTCTCGCTCGCGACCCCCGAGTTCGGGCCGCGGCGCATCTACGCCAATCTCGGGCGGGCCGCGGGGCAGGATCGCGACGATGTTTTCGCGATCATCTGGACACCCGCCGACTGAGCGGCGGCCATCTTGCGGCATCCTTGCGCATCGGAACAATCTTCCGGGTGCAAGGGTGCCGCCACCTTGTTAGGGTGACCCCAATGCAGAGCAGCCTCGAACATCTTCCCCCGCACAAGCAACGCGAGATCGAGCGCGTCGTCGAGATCATCTTCGAGGAATTCGAGGATGCGCTGGCGCTCGCGACGCAGGACTGGAAGCGCAAGGGCCGGATTTCCAAGATCATCCTCTACGGCAGCTATGCACGGGGTGGGTGGGTCGACGAGCCGCACACGGCGAAGGGCTATCAGTCGGACTATGACCTGCTGATCATCGTCAACGACAAGCGGCTGACCGATCGGGCGGACTATTGGTCGAAGCTCGACGACCGGCTCATTCGTGAGCTGTCGGTAACGAAGCGGCTCCGCACGCCGGTGAATTTCATCGTTCACAGTCTCGACGAGGTGAATGCCGGACTGACGCAGGGTCGCTATTTCTTCATCGACGTCGCTCGTGACGGGATCGCGCTGTACGAGGCCGACGGGAAGGAGCTCGCAGAACCCAAGCCGATGACGCCGCATGCGGCGCTCGAGATGGCGCGCGAGTATTTTGATGAGTGGTATCCTAGCGGAGCGCAGTTTCTTCATCACTATCGAAGCGCTGTCGCTGCAGGTTGGTTGAACAATGCGGCCTTTCAGCTTCATCAGGCGACGGAACGATATTACCACTGCATCTTATTGGTATGCACTTTCCACACGCCGCACATCCATAATCTTGTTTTCCTGCGCACCCAAGCCGAGCGGATCGATGATCGATTGATCGAGGCATGGCCGCGAGAAGTTAAGGCCGACCGGTCGCGGTTCGAAAAGTTGAAGGAAGCGTACATCAAGGCGCGCTATTCGAAGCATTACGCGATCACCGCCGACGAACTGGAATGGCTCGGCGCGCGGGTTCAGCATCTCGCCGGTATCGTCGAGACTATTTGCCGTGACCGCATCGCTGAGCTTGAGACAACAGCGCGTCAGGCAGGTTGAGACCCGCTACTTTTTCCCGCGGAACCGCTCGAATTTGGCCTTTCCCTCGGCAGTCTCGACCGCGACATTGGCATTGCTGCATTCATCGCCGCGCTTGTCGCCCGCCGTGCAGCTTTGGACGACGTCGCGTGCCTCATCGAGATTGGCCTCGAAATATTGAACGCTGCGTGGCTCCGGCGGAGCACATGCTGTCAGGATCGTCAGGCTGGCGATCGCCAGCATCTTGAAAATGATCATCGTCACCTCCGACGATCAACTCTAGCGTCGGCGACCCGGTCCATGCAGTGGCGATTTGAGATTTAGAACCAAATTGAGGCTAGTTCTCCGTCCATCGGCCTATGTGAGCCAGTTTTGCGCCATTCTTAGCTCTCTCTCAAGCGTCGCATTGGGCGGCGAGGCTCAAGGGAACGATTGAGGAAATCCGTCGCAAAAGCTAGTTTGCAACGATGAGCGAACCACCAGCACCGCGCGGACAGCGCCTCGTCACACCATATGCTTTCATCGATACCGAGGCTTTTCGTGCGGCGGGTCTCGACTGGCAATCGCGAACTTGGTCCAGCCTGATCGATCTAGCGTCGAAGAGCACGCTCGAGCCGATCACGACTTCCATCACCACGCGGGAGGTTGAAGCGAGACTTTCGGAAGCGCTGGCGGAGGCGGAAGCAGCAGCGAAGAAGCACGGCGCGATTTTTGGCCAGCTTGGAGAAAGCGGTCCCTTTGGTGATACCGATCCAGCCGATCGGAAGGCACTGCTTCACGCGCGCTTTCGAGAATTCCTAGCGACAGCAAAATTTACCGAAATCCCCGTTGTTGCCGATCACAAAGCGATTTTTGACGATTATTTTGCTGGTGCTGCGCCCTTTGGGGAGGGCAAAAAAAAGAGCGAGTTTCCGGACGCCTTTGTGCTGTCGAGCCTCCTCGCCTGGATCCGGCCCGGTCGACCCAGAATATATGTGGTTGGCAAGGATCCGGACCTGGTGAAATTCTGCGAGGGACGGGACGATCTGATCCAATTGGACTCCGTTGCCCAGCTTCTCTCGCTGGCTCTGGCGTCAGCCCAGTTGGTGAAGCGTCTTGAAGCGCATGTCCGTGGAGACGCGTCCCTGCTCGAAAGGCTGAGGGCACGCCTTAACTCCTATCGTCCGCGCCGTGTCGATATCGAGGTTGAAGATGTCGAGTTCTTCGATCTTGAGATTTCGAGCGTGTTTCTCGTCGACGAATCCGAGGAGGGACAGGATTTTGTCCTTGAGGTCGAAGTCTTGGCTGAGGTCGAAGCCGACGTTCGTGAGACGGGTCATGAGTATGTCATCTCGCGGCGGGGAGAGCCTGATTTGGATATTCGGACTTACCATGCTCGTCCAACTTCCAGCGCGGCTATTTATGTTGAGGTGCTGGTGTCCGAGGACGATAGTGGCGAAGAGCCAGCCTTGGTGACGACCGATTGGGCTATCACATCGGGCGATATCGAGATCAAATTGCCATCTCAGTTCAGCAGGCGTGAAATCACCCTCGAGGCGCGGTGACGCCAAAATCCTTCGTTGACGCCACCGGAGCGTTGCCAGTTTCGACGCTTTCCAGATTTCAGATGAAATTTTTTCCATTTTTTTAATGCAAATTTTCTGCGCAGCAAATATCAAGGTTTTTCCGAATATTCACTTTTAGGGTGATTTTTGCTGGGCACAAAATATGGCCGAATTTGAAAATTCTCAGCGCGAATTGCTCGATGCGCTTTTGGAGGCGCTTTTGGCGCTGCCGCAGTCGCACGCGCAAATCGAGCGATATGAGGTCGAAATCGGGCCTCGCGGCCGCGCCGACGCCCTGATCGGCGCATATATCGGCCGCCAGCCGCTCTTATTGCTTGTCGAAATCAAGGCGCAGCTTTTTCCGCGCGATGTGCGCGAAGCAATCTGGCAGCTTCGGAATAATCAGGCCCATCTCAGCAATTCCGGTGACGACCGGGAAATCATTCCTTTTTTTGTCGCCCGTGCGATCTCGCCGGGCGCTCGAGAGATTTTTCGGGAAGAGCGCGTCGGATATTACGACCTCGGAGGCTCGCTTTATATTCCGGGGAAAAAGGCATTCATATTTCTCGATAAACCGGCTCCGAAAAAAGGGACGAAGAAATTCGATTCCATTTTTCAGGGGCAAAAGGCGCGCGCACTCCATGAAATTTATGAGAGGCGGCAGGACTGGCTGGGCGTGAAGGATCTCGCCGATGCGAGCGGCGTATCGCCCGCTACGGCTTCCGAGACCCTCACGGAACTCGAACGGCGCGAGTGGGTGGATGTGCAGGGGGCGGGTCCGTCGAAACAGCGTCGATTGCGCGCCGCACGGCCCCTTCTCGAAGCTTGGACCAGCTATGCGAGCGATCAGAAGGCGCCGACAGTGCGGCGTTACTATGTCCCGAAAGGGAGTGACGCACTGGCGCTGGCGCTGCGCCTTGATCAGGCGTGCGACGAGGCGAAAGCCGCCTATGCGGTCACCGGCGAGGTAGCCGCTCAAATCTATGCCCCCTATCTTTCTTCCATCTCGCAGCTTCGTTGCCGGATCGAGCCCGGGCAGAAGCTGATCGAGGCGCTGCTCAATCTCGACGCCCGGCCCGTGGCGGAGGGGTGGAATCTCGGTATCATCGAGGCGAAGAGCCGGCGCGATGTCGCGGTCGGCCAACGGATCGATGGCGTCTGCTATGCGCCGCCGCTGCAGGTCTATCTCGACCTGCTCCAGGCGTCCGGCCGTTCCCGTGAATTGGCGATGCACCTCCGTAGCGAATGTCTGGATAAATAATGCCCAAACCACAGACGATCAGCGGCTATGAGGACATGGTCACCGACGCGTGCGAGCGCGTACTGGTCACGCTCCTGCGCGGGCTTGGACCATGGAAGGATTCGGTCTTTCTCGTCGGCGGACTCGCGCCGCGCTATCTCGTGACCGCCAGGCCGCCGAAAGTCCCGAAACATGCGGGCACGGGTGACGTCGATATCGTCGTCGACGTCGGAATCCTCACGACGACCGAAGCCTACAGTACGCTAGAAGAAAATCTAAAGGCGATGAACTTCGAGCGCGCCGAGAATGAAAAGGGTGCGAAGCAATCCTGGCGGTGGCGCGCCGAGATCGAGGACGGCACGACGATGATCCTCGAGTTTCTGGCGGACTCGCCGGAACTTGGAGGCGGCAAGGTAAAGGAACTTCCTTCGGACGGAAATGTCTCGGCGTTGAACATCCCCCACGCTTCCATGGTGTTCGACCATCACGGGACCGTCGAAATCACGGCGGACCTGCTGAACGGTAAGGGCCGTGCCACCGAGGTCGTGCGCTACGCTGATATCGTCACCTTCACCTGTCTCAAGGCCTTTGCTTTCGATCAGAGGTTCGAGCGCAAGGATGCGCACGACCTGATCTACTGCATCGAGAATCTGGAAGGTGGCGTCGGCGC contains these protein-coding regions:
- a CDS encoding FecR family protein, translated to MSRAESEATAWLDKMMGPDADQHRAAFDEWLAKPDNAKAYDEARDNWNWSAAMSPSRIEADVRADAREREPGGRRWAFATILAAVIAVGFAWYLVGRDSDQPIIATNSAQGESQLADGTRVTLMDGARIETRFSDGERRVILYDGRARFEVAHDASRPFLVEAGDSVTRALGTIFEVDLRADVPRIALVEGSVEVRRLEGGKALRLRPGERAEVRSTGPQTIKSEEANAPAKSLWADNLPLGAILDRAGRENGVKISLADPALASLQVTGRFDMTDARKLALKLGAALDLKVEFGANGPILGAKSE
- a CDS encoding TonB-dependent receptor produces the protein MTMKFFAAVLASGVSATALYAPSACAQTGEQTYNIEGQRLSDALRKYSDISGREVIAASSLLEGRRSNRVRGRLSPDAALSRLLTGTGLTIELVEGAWVLRSGNVDAGETGSTETNGEAIIVTGSRIRGAGPTGSPVVTIDREAIEKSGYGTVQQMLQSLPQAFGGGPNEAVSTTTTRNGGGSDSTFGSSINLRGLGTSSTLVLIDNARPALGGIGGVFADISLIPVGAVERIEVLIDGASAIYGADAVAGVVNVRMRSRFEGAETMLRAGTADGDTTELQFGQIFGRDFGGARLVLAYQYSQRGALAGASRDFAREDLRAFGGPDYRTNFAVPGTITAANGQRFGIPAGQDGRALTAAQLIPGVQNRYDGRVNSDILPRTRIHSLYAAAEFDLTDTLTFRASALAAQRRYSRVSTGDFIQAARVPVTNPFYVDPIGTNQPVSVAYRFVNDLGPQIDSGRARGLTASAGFDQEIGRWRVQVGGAYGHQRGIANKANLVNRPRLAAALADTNRATAFNVFGNGTANNPVTIDSIRGTFQSVNDFESWSAALRGDGPLFRLPGGEVRLAIGAEYRRENFDYYTVNGFSLATPFTDPFDIIPSVRKVRAAYAELLVPVFGPDNGMPGFRRLDISLAGRAEKYSDVGRSENPKVGVRWEPFQGIALRGSYGKSFRAPAFDELIGEAISLFQTEAVPDPASPTGTTNILGLFGYAPDVGPERATTWTAGIDVAPSSLAGFKASVTYYDVDYRDRIGTASEDYTRFLVDRARFGGLITDNPSLALVEGYFARPSFVNAANIAPGQVAAILDGRIRNLAAERQRGIDFDVGYSPAFAGGTLDLGIAGTHIFSIKQQLAPGGPQVDVVGTYAKPVKWRLRGRFGWATGGFSANAFVNYIDGYLNQVVTPMERVGSWTTFDLSISQRIGGGDGVEGRGLRLSLGITNLFDKDPPYVNNRSVSSALGYDPEKASPLGRMMSLQATIRW
- a CDS encoding Atxe2 family lasso peptide isopeptidase — translated: MVSKAAILGCLLAAASPAASQTTPREIAEIADLSGLAVSPDGNWIAYRVERPSTVTNRIDIDWYLAPTDATAPPRALGRLGTAMWNDAGSVLPGEATWMPDGKAVVVRALVDGRIGLWVSPIDGSGFHEIGPSEGEIEAFAIAADGTVISREGPPRDAIARAEEAERDTGILFDARVDLAQPLYRGASINGRPSTQRFSGDWFDRVPLLEDTPRAVVARDASGTSERPANDAERALLKPAPGPDIPESLRGILRQRGVCVAASGCPNDAERIAWRSGLADGRVLIALRAQSGQTTLHVWTPASAKFKMIAVSAGQLSSGRSDSKPCAAGEKAIFCVEAAASVSPRLVRIEASGRKKIIDSPNSFPGRDGLLVETIAWQVSGSRASGILIRPKIPGRLPLFVTYYRCNGYLRGGTGDEWPLRALAAGGIASLCIDVLPGGEIAQDRYQIGMEAVRAAIDTLDRRGTIDRSRVGMGGLSFGSEVAVWTAMHSDLLKAVSIASVQIEPTYYWYNARPGRETFARNIRQNWKLGPPDTEPAEWQALSAALNIDMITAPMLLQLPESEARQSAELMSKLATNGLGETHLFPLAPHLKVEPRQKLAAYERNLDWFRFWLKGEIDPDPAKADQYRRWRLLGPIKGEASTDRTQRSTSAISSSRK